The nucleotide sequence ATGCTCCGTCTTTGCCAAAAATTGGCTTTCCTGTTTTGAACTGAGATGCTGCTTTTTTGATCATCTCTTTATATTCTTCGTGTGTCATCATAGTTCCTCAATTTACATCATTTTTCAAATGATGCTTGGTGGTGAATGACACAGTTTTATGGATAGAGTCTTGAACATTTGCAACAAAAATTAAAATCACGATTTACAAAAATTTTATACTGGATCTTTTCTAGTTTGATTTTTTTGAGTGGCATTTTTTATTTTACACAAAGTAACTTGTTCAGAAATATGTTTGCGCTACATAAAGCGCGCGCCCCTTTTGAACTTTACCATTATTATTTTAAATACACTTTGATCGCACTTTCTTTTTGCATTGCGCTCAATTTGATTTTAAAATTGTTCAAGAAAAAATCCCTAAAATAGAGAAACTATTTTAGGGATTGCGTTTTTATTTTTCAATTCTTTTCACAAGAAAGTAGCGAGCAATTTTGCGGCCATTCCGGAAACGGAAAATTTCACCGAGCCGCCTTTTGCCTCTAAAATCATTTTCAAAATTTCTTCCATCCATTGTTTTTCAGAATGAATTTTTTGAATTTGAAAATCAACGCCGGTATCCGTTTTCAAAATATCATACTTCGCCGTAAACCGAATGGGATACGGTTCTCCGACAAGTCCAATTTCTAAATCGCAAGAACGTTCATTTGTATTTAAAGAAAGAGAATGAATCGTTCCTAAACGCTTTACAATCGGATGTTCTTGAATCGCTTTTTTGATGAGCGTATCGCGGGTACCTTCGAACAAAATTACCTCGGGAGTGTGAGAATGTCGATGCCGTTTTTCGTGAGCGCCATCGTGTGTTCCCATTGCGCAGAAAGTTTTCCGTCCACCGTTACCGCGGTCCAGCCATCTTTCAAAGTTTTGGTTCCGGGCTTTCCCGCGTTGATCATCGGTTCAATCGTAAACACATTTCCGATTTCAATAAACGGAGAAGGTCCGCGATTGGCGTAATGCAAAACATTCGGTTCTTCGTGGAAACCGCGGCCGATACCGTGTCCGCAATAATCTTCGACAACACTAAATCCGTGTTCGTCTGCAATCGGTTGAATGGCACAGCCGATATCCGAAAATCTCGCCTTGGGCATTTCGGCAGCGCGAATTCCTTCTTCTAGACATTGCTTTGCGACATCGACTAATTCTTTTGCTTCTGGGCTAACATTTCCGACGCAGAACATCGCCGAACAATCACCGTGATAACCTGCGAGAATTGTGGTAATGTCGATGTTTACAATGTCGCCTTCTTTGAGAATTGTTTTTTCGCTCGGAATGCCGTGGCACACAACTTCATTCAGGCTAATGCAAGCGTAACGCGGATAATCATAATAACCGAGACACGCCGAGATGCCGCCATTTTTATTGGTGAAGTCTCCGATGAATTCATCGATTTCCAAAGTGTTCACGCCCGGTTTGCACATTTCCCCAGCGCGCACCAAAGTTTCTGCAGCAAGAGCGCCCGCCGAACGAATGAGTTCAATTTCTTTTTTGGTTTTGACTTTAATTCTCGACATTATTTCTTTCCTTCTTGTTCACGCTTTTCTTCTTTCTTGTCGTATTCTTTCCAATAGAATTTGTCCAAAAGATAAGCGAGAAGTTCTTTGTCTTCAGAATTTTTCATCATCTCATCGACGAGCGGGAGGAATCTGCGCAGGCGTTCTTTTTTCATTTGACCGAGAACGCGTTTTTCACGATCCAATTCTGCCATCGTCCGCTGACGAATTCGATTGGCTAATTCTTCTTCGCTAATCGCCGGCATCTTGATGAATTGAATGCCGAAATCGACTGCGGTTTTTTGCAGTTCAATTTCTTCGACCGGAGTGATGAGAGAAATCGCAACACCGCTGCGCCCCGCACGAGCTGTGCGCCCGCTGCGATGCACATAAACTTCGTGGTCATCGGGATGATCGTAAACTATCACGTGCGTCACATGAGTCACATCAATTCCGCGCGCAGCCACATCGGTGCAGATGAGAATATTCAAATGTTTATTGCGAAAAGCCGCCAAAGTTTCTTCGCGCTGCTTTTGCGAAATATCACCCGAAAGTGCGCCGACGCGGAAACCGTAATTGAGAAGCACTTGTTCCAAATAGCAAACGTCGCGTTTCATGTTGCAGAAAATCATGCAACTATCGGGATTTTCCCATTCGAGAATTTTGATGGTAAGTTTATCCTTGTCCATCACATCGCACATATAATAGCGATGTTCCAAATTATTCGCGATAACTTTGTCGTAGCTCAAAGAAAGGAAGCCGGCACTCTTGCGTTGAAATTCGCGGGCAAGGCTCTTCACCGTCTGCGGAATTGTAGCGCTGAACATCGTACACGCAATGTCTTTTGGCAAGTAACGGCGCACGCGTTGCATATCCGGATAAAATCCCATCGAAAGCATTTCATCGGCTTCGTCCATAATCAAATCGCGAACCGAAAGAAAATCCACATTTCCGCGCTGAGCGTGATCCAAAAGCCGTCCCGGAGTCGCAACGATAATATGCACGCCTTCGCGAAGAGCGCGCAACTGCGCATCGTAACCGACACCTCCGAAAATGGCAATCGAACGAATTCCCGTGCCTTCGGAAAGAAGTTCAATTTCATTTTCTACTTGCTGCGCCAGTTCACGAGTCGGCACCAAAATTAACGCTTGCGGAAATTTATGTTCGCGGACAATGACTTGTAAAAGCGGAAGCACAAAGGCGCCCGTTTTTCCCGAGCCCGTTTTCGACTGCACAAGCATATCGCGAGCAGCGAGCATATACGGAATCGTTTTCCGTTGAACAGGCATAAGATCTGTCCAACCGTGTTTTTCTAATGTCGCTTTTAAATCCGCGGGTAAATCATTAAAGTTGTAGTCAGGAAGTTTATTTTCAGGTTCTACAATATGAATCGGATTGAGAAAAGGATTGACCGGTTTTGCCGCCGGTTCTTCTGCGGCTTGAATTTCTGTTTGTTCTTCGTTCATACGAAGCAAAATTAGAAATTAGAAAGGAGAAATTCGGGATTGTAAATTATCAACCGTGAATTCTTAATTGTTCTTCGTATTCTTGTAAAGATTTTTCGATAATGGGAATGACTTGGTCTGCAATTTTTTCGAAGAAAATGCACTGCGTTTTAATCGTAACATCGCGGTGCCGTGCTGCATATTTTTTAATCCATTCGGAAACGGCGACTTGGCGTTCTTGATGCGAATCCGCAATGGCTTCTTTAATCGATTGGCTTTGCCCTTCCATGTAGCGTCGCATATCTATCGGCATCTGCTTGTAATATAAATACAGCTTTAACAGCTGATGCATATCCAACGCTTCGGCAAACTGTTTCAATTTTTCTTTTTTGAATTGATAAAAGTCAGCGATGTTGTTGAGAATATAAGGAAGAAAAAGTTGCTTTAAATAATCCAACTTTCCTTCGGCGTAGGCTTTGTCGAAGTCACGAAAGATTTTGCTTTGCTTCAATTCGGTTTCGCTGATTTCTTCCATAATATCAAATCTAACTTTGAAATGACAAATTAACCTTTTTTCAAGACTAAAAATGCAAATTTTGCGAATTTTGTGTGATTCGTCACATCGCTTCGCAGGCGAATTATGCCATCTGTCCCCGGATGAAGCGCTTCGACTGGAACATTTTTGGCATTTTTGAGCTCTAAAACCGAAACTTCTTCGCGGGTTTCGGGATCGAGCCAAAGAAGGCGCGTGTTTGCATCAATTCGATTTTTAATGTGCACCAAGATGGAACCATCAGCGTCAATGCGCATAACTTGCGCAGCCACTGCACCCGTTTTCGAAGGCTCTTGCGTCGATTCATAATTCTGCGGAAGCGGACCTTTGAAAAATCCCGGCATCCGTCCGCGGCTATCGGTATCCGCAATCAATTCGCGTGAAATTTCGGGAACGCCTTCGCCGCATAAAACCGCATCAATCGCTTTGCGATAAGCGTGCACCACCGACGACAGATAATAAACGCTCCGAGTGCGCCCTTCGATTTTGAAACTTTCAATGTGGCCCGCGATTAAATCGGGAATCGCATCCAACGCGCACAAGTCGCGGCTGCTCATAAAATACGTTCCCCATTTATCTTCATCGAGTCCGATGAGTTCTGCGTTTTCAGTGTTGGATCGTTCTAAGAAAAATTCGCCTTCGTGATTTTTGTAATCATCGGATTGCACTTCGGGATTTGCGTATAAACGATACGGCATCCGACAAGAATTATTGCACATGCCTTGATTCGCATCGCGGTGCGTTGTCCAGTTGCTGAGCATGCAACGCCCCGACATCGCCATGCACACATTGCCGTGCACAAAAACTTCGAGTTCAAGTCCCGGACATTTTTGCTGAATTTCTAAAACTTCGGAAAGTTTTAGTTCGCGCGAAAGAATAATGCGGCTCACGCCAATCGTTTGCCAAAATTGCGCAGTCAAATAATTCGTCGTATTCGCTTGCACCGAAAGATGCACCGGAATTTGCGGCGCTTCTTTTCGCATAAAAGCAATCACACCCGGATCGGCGACGATGAGCGCATCGGGTTTTAATTCCACAGCTTCGAGCAAAGCTTTTGTAAACGGCGCCACTTTGGGATTTCGTGCGATGACATTACTTGTCAAATAAAATTTCTTTCCTTGCGCATGTGTAATTTCAATTCCTTTCGCCAAGTCATCGAGATTTCGAAAACCATTTTCGCGGGCGCGTAATGAAAACGCGGGCTGACCTGCGTAAACTGCATCGGCGCCATAAGCGAGCGCATATTCTAAGCGGGTCAAATCTCCCGCCGGAGCTAAAAGTTCTGGAATGTAATTTACCATTTAATGCCTAACCGCGTATAAATTTTTTCGTCGTGAAACAGGGTGAGTTCTAACATATAAAAAAGATAATCGCCGTCGTAACTCACCGCCGGAGAAAGCGAATATTTCATCTTTGCGCCATCGAGAAATTTCTTTGGCAATTTATAATGATTGCTCGTCGGCGTTGTATCGTTAATTGCACTTCCGTAATCTGTTCCCTTCCACAGCCACGTATTTCGCAAATTCACATTTATCCGTTTTGAAAATCTTCCGAAAACGGCGAAATCAATCGTTTGACTATTCGGTCCATTCGGTGCACCCAAAGGCTCGCCGAGGTTTGCAGCTTGCGCTGTATTTTTGTGAAAGTGACTGTAAACATAAGGTTCAACGCGAGCATATTCTGCGATGGCGCCCGCTTCCAATTTATGTCCACGGATGAAAAAATCATGTCCGATTTGAGCGCCCGCCATCCAAGCCCACTTCGCTTCGATATTATCATTTTCAATTAAGCTAATCGGACTTTCCAAATCGTCGATGTAAAATTCTGTATAAACTCTCGCCGTATTGAGAATGCGATAGTTTGCGTCAAACGCAAGTGCGCCGTTATTATTGTCTTCGGAAAAATTTCCTTTCTCCATAAAAAGCGGAACGATGGGAACAAAAAGCCACGGTTTATTTTCGTTGTAAAGGATTTGCGTTTCGCTCATTCCCAAAATCAAATTTCCCAAATTCAATTCGTAACGATGTGCGTAAAGATTGCGGTCATTCGTATTTTTATTGCTCATGCTATTGGGGAAAATACGAAGGTCTGCGTATAAACTAATCACCGAAAGCGGTCCCACATGAAATTCAAACGAAAGAGAATTATAGGGAAGCGCAAATTGGTTGAGAGTTAAATTGTTGTAATAGCCAGGACCAAAATGAAACACATCGCGAGCGAGCATTAAACGGCCAAAGCCTAAGTTCGCAGCGAACATTCCGCGATACCGCGAATAACTCGTATATTCCACGCCATCGTTATTTTCTTCTTTTTGAAATTCAACAAATTCTCCGTCAAAAGATTTCGGATAATCGGCGCTGTGATTTTCCACATAAATGCGAGCGTCGAGCATAAATTCGACCGAGTCACGATAACCGCGCAAATAAAGTCCGCCGTCAAGTCCCGGCCAAATCGTATCGCCGAGAGTTTCGCCACCGCGATAATCCATCCCGCCGACAAGACTTGCCGCAATCGCTTGCTTTTCATCTTGATATTTAATCAGCGAACGTTTTTCGATTTCTGCAAAATTTCTTCGCCACGCAGAATCGCGCCGCGGATAATAAAAAATTTGTTCCGCATCGCTTGTCGTCATCCGATGATATTCAAACAAAAGCGGAGTCGTTTCTAGTTGTTTCAAATTGCGAGAGCGTTCACTTGAAATAATCGGCGACCGCGCAAATGCAATCGCTGCGGTCAAGCTCACGAGCAACCAGAAAAGAAAATGACGATTTGAAAAAATCATTGCGTTAATTTAAAATAGTTTTGCATTTTTTTGTTTTTTATTTTCTTTGCACAGACATATTTTGCCTAGAATCCTCGACTTTTCTATTTTCCATTCAGGAAAATTTGAAAGCTCAAAAAGCCAAAGGAATTGCGATGTTGCAAATTCGAAAAATGCAAAAAAGCGATGCTGAAAATGTTCTCTCGATGATGCGCGGATTTTACGCCTCGCCCGCTGTATTCACCAACGGTTCCGAAGAAATTTTCCGAAACGACATCGAAGAATGTACAAGTGATTCGCCGTGGGCTTGCGGATATATTTTTGAAGTCGATAAAAATATCGCGGGCTACGGAATGATCGCTTTTGGATTTTCCACAGAATTCGGAAAACGCATCGTTTGGATTGAAGATATTTTTGTGCAAGAAAATTTTCGCGGGCAAGGAATTGCTTCGGCATTTCTCCATTTTGTGCAAAAAGAATTTCCTCAATTTTTGCACCGCTTAGAAGTCGAAAAAGAAAATCTTCCCGCGATGCGCGCGTATAAAAAAGCTAATTTCCACGAGCTTCCTTATCTTGAAATGATTCGGAATTCTGGAACCGAAATTTGAGAAACGAAAAATGAAAAAGTTTTCTGCTCTTCAGCGATTCACATTTTTCTTCATTCCTTTCGTCATGCTTTCCTTTGCTTCGGCATCGGAAACGGCATTCTTTATCGGCGCAAAACTTTCTGGCGGTCTTTACGGTGCTCCGAAAGCGAGCGTTTTCGCGTCGGATACCGTTGACCGTTACGGCGCAAATTGGCGCGCATTACAAATTCCTCTAGAAACCGGACGCCAATACGAACAAAATATCGAACCGTTTTTTGAAGCGCTCGTCGGCGGCACTTACAAAGATTTTTCCGTCTATATTTATATTCCGCTGCGCAAAGATTTAGAAGCTTGGTATGAAGACGATGTTTCGGCCAACACAACGGTCACTCCCGATCACGTTGACATTAACGTTCCCACGAAAGCTTATGCCACTTGGGATTACGGCGCAGGCTTTGTGCAAATCGGAAGATTTAAACCCGATATGGGACCTTCGCCAAATACTCTTGCGCTCGGCGGTACTCCGTATCACGACGCCTTCCTTTGGGATTTTCACGTCGGATTTTTCCGCTATGATTTTTTTCTCAGTTCATTAAACGCGCACTTGCACGGCACCCCCGAAACGCCGGGTGGCGAAGTTGATTCGACGACAGAAGTTTGGAAACAAGCGCATAATCAAATCGACAATCAACGGAAGCGGCAATACACCGAGCCTTATAAAACTTTAGCGTATCATCGCTTCGGCGTAGACTTTGACATTTTCTGGTTTTACTTTGTTGAACAATCCGTCATCGGCGGGAAACAAGCGGAGCTTCGCACCATTAGCCCGTTTATGTTTTGGCACGATAATTATGCGAC is from Hallerella porci and encodes:
- a CDS encoding DEAD/DEAH box helicase codes for the protein MNEEQTEIQAAEEPAAKPVNPFLNPIHIVEPENKLPDYNFNDLPADLKATLEKHGWTDLMPVQRKTIPYMLAARDMLVQSKTGSGKTGAFVLPLLQVIVREHKFPQALILVPTRELAQQVENEIELLSEGTGIRSIAIFGGVGYDAQLRALREGVHIIVATPGRLLDHAQRGNVDFLSVRDLIMDEADEMLSMGFYPDMQRVRRYLPKDIACTMFSATIPQTVKSLAREFQRKSAGFLSLSYDKVIANNLEHRYYMCDVMDKDKLTIKILEWENPDSCMIFCNMKRDVCYLEQVLLNYGFRVGALSGDISQKQREETLAAFRNKHLNILICTDVAARGIDVTHVTHVIVYDHPDDHEVYVHRSGRTARAGRSGVAISLITPVEEIELQKTAVDFGIQFIKMPAISEEELANRIRQRTMAELDREKRVLGQMKKERLRRFLPLVDEMMKNSEDKELLAYLLDKFYWKEYDKKEEKREQEGKK
- a CDS encoding U32 family peptidase, giving the protein MVNYIPELLAPAGDLTRLEYALAYGADAVYAGQPAFSLRARENGFRNLDDLAKGIEITHAQGKKFYLTSNVIARNPKVAPFTKALLEAVELKPDALIVADPGVIAFMRKEAPQIPVHLSVQANTTNYLTAQFWQTIGVSRIILSRELKLSEVLEIQQKCPGLELEVFVHGNVCMAMSGRCMLSNWTTHRDANQGMCNNSCRMPYRLYANPEVQSDDYKNHEGEFFLERSNTENAELIGLDEDKWGTYFMSSRDLCALDAIPDLIAGHIESFKIEGRTRSVYYLSSVVHAYRKAIDAVLCGEGVPEISRELIADTDSRGRMPGFFKGPLPQNYESTQEPSKTGAVAAQVMRIDADGSILVHIKNRIDANTRLLWLDPETREEVSVLELKNAKNVPVEALHPGTDGIIRLRSDVTNHTKFAKFAFLVLKKG
- a CDS encoding GNAT family N-acetyltransferase; amino-acid sequence: MKAQKAKGIAMLQIRKMQKSDAENVLSMMRGFYASPAVFTNGSEEIFRNDIEECTSDSPWACGYIFEVDKNIAGYGMIAFGFSTEFGKRIVWIEDIFVQENFRGQGIASAFLHFVQKEFPQFLHRLEVEKENLPAMRAYKKANFHELPYLEMIRNSGTEI
- the map gene encoding type I methionyl aminopeptidase — its product is MSRIKVKTKKEIELIRSAGALAAETLVRAGEMCKPGVNTLEIDEFIGDFTNKNGGISACLGYYDYPRYACISLNEVVCHGIPSEKTILKEGDIVNIDITTILAGYHGDCSAMFCVGNVSPEAKELVDVAKQCLEEGIRAAEMPKARFSDIGCAIQPIADEHGFSVVEDYCGHGIGRGFHEEPNVLHYANRGPSPFIEIGNVFTIEPMINAGKPGTKTLKDGWTAVTVDGKLSAQWEHTMALTKNGIDILTLPR